A genomic region of Xiphophorus couchianus chromosome 18, X_couchianus-1.0, whole genome shotgun sequence contains the following coding sequences:
- the srpra gene encoding signal recognition particle receptor subunit alpha, which produces MLDFFTIFSKGGIVLWCFQGAGVSESFTGPVNALIRSVILQERGGNNSFTHEALSLKYKLDNEFELIFVVGFQKILTLTYVDKFIDDVQLHFRDRYKNELEQKGALKLLNNTFDFEDRFKKLLREAEVTSKARSPVPMRSFKESEKSQKTVKSMIETKGGDKSKEQGGKKNKNTKKEAPAVEPPKGDQGKTPPFGQKDVLNGNQGLTPEEIMQKKREDFFRKRKMGPTEKPSKSPKPQKPKEKVNRVWENAGSSSKNLDYSNKNGENSSGEDQKNLEAQFDPEMQVSSMKGDLLSVDYESSEEEEMEEEKEEVVDSKTSVKKSGGFGGMFGMLKGLVGSKSLSREDMEPVLEKMKDHLIAKNVAADISSQLCESVAKKLEGKVMGTFTTVASTVKQALQDSLVQILQPKRRVDILRDVMDAQSQRRPFVITFCGVNGVGKSTNLAKISYWLIENGFSVLIAACDTFRAGAVEQLRTHQRRLNSLHPPEKHGGRPVVQLYEKGYGKDAAGIAMEAIAYARNQTFDVVLVDTAGRMQDNAPLMTALAKLIAVNMPDLVLFVGEALVGNEAVDQLVKFNQALADHSMSDKPRLIDGIVLTKFDTIDDKVGAAISMTYITGQPIVFVGTGQTYNDLRSLNARAVVGALMKA; this is translated from the exons ATGTTGGATTTCTTCACCATCTTCAGCAAAGGGGGGATAGTGCTGTGGTGTTTTCAGGGAGCCGGGGTTAGTGAGTCTTTCACCGGGCCAGTCAATGCTCTGATCCGCTCAGTGATCCTTCAG GAGCGTGGTGGGAACAACTCCTTCACTCACGAAGCTTTGAGTCTAAAATACAAACTGGACAATGAGTTTGAGTTGATATTTGTG GTGGGTTTTCAAAAGATCCTCACGCTGACTTATGTGGACAAGTTTATAGATGATGTCCAGCTTCACTTCAGGGATCGTTATAAGAATGAATTGGAGCAAAAGGGAGCTTTGAAGCTTCTCAACAACACCTTTGACTTTGAGGACAGATTCAAGAAACTTCTAAG AGAGGCGGAGGTAACCAGTAAAGCTCGAAGCCCCGTCCCCATGCGGTCCTTTAAGGAGTCCGAGAAATCCCAAAAAACTGTGAAGTCAATGATTGAGACAAAAGGTGGAGATAAGTCCAAGGAGCAAGGAggcaaaaagaataaaaataccaaaaaggAGG CTCCTGCAGTTGAGCCTCCCAAAGGGGATCAAGGTAAGACCCCACCTTTTGGTCAGAAGGATGTTTTGAATGGTAACCAAGGCTTAACTCCTGAGGAGATCATGCAAAAGAAGAGGGAGGATTTCTTCCGCAAGCGCAAGATGGGACCTACTGAAAAACCGAG CAAGTCCCCAAAGCCCCAAAAACCAAAGGAGAAAGTGAACCGTGTTTGGGAGAAcgcaggcagcagcagcaagaaCCTGGACTACAGCAACAAGAACGGAGAGAATTCTTCCGGGGAAGACCAAAAGAACCTGGAAGCACAATTTGACCCA GAAATGCAGGTCAGCTCCATGAAAGGTGACCTGCTTTCTGTGGACTACGAGTCCAGCgaggaggaagagatggaggaggaaaaagaggaagtggtTGACAGCAAGACAag TGTCAAAAAGAGTGGTGGTTTTGGGGGGATGTTTGGGATGCTGAAGGGTCTGGTGGGCTCCAAGAGTCTGTCTAGAGAGGACATGGAGCCAGTGCTGGAGAAGATGAAGGACCACCTCATTG CAAAGAATGTTGCAGCTGACATTTCTTCCCAGCTGTGTGAGTCTGTGGCCAAGAAACTGGAGGGCAAAGTCATGGGCACATTTACCA CTGTGGCTTCGACGGTGAAGCAGGCCCTGCAGGACTCCCTGGTGCAGATCCTGCAGCCCAAGCGCAGGGTGGACATCCTGAGAGACGTCATGGATGCTCAGAGCCAGCGCAGGCCGTTTGTCATCACGTTCTGTGGCGTCAACGGGGTTGGCAAATCTACCAACCTAGCAAAG ATCTCCTACTGGCTGATTGAGAATGGTTTCAGTGTGCTGATCGCAGCTTGTGACACATTTCGTGCGGGCGCGGTGGAGCAGCTTCGTACCCATCAGCGCCGCCTGAACTCTCTTCACCCCCCAGAGAAGCACGGAGGTCGCCCGGTCGTCCAGCTCTATGAGAAGGGCTACGGGAAAGACGCAGCTGGAATTGCAATGGAGGCCATTGCCTACG CTCGGAACCAGACATTTGATGTGGTTCTGGTGGACACTGCTGGGCGAATGCAGGACAACGCCCCTCTAATGACGGCTCTGGCCAAACTTATTGCTGTCAACATGCCTGACTTAGTTCTGTTTGTTGGAGAGGCTCTGGTGGGCAATGAAGCGGTTGACCAGCTG GTGAAATTTAATCAGGCTCTGGCGGACCACTCTATGTCTGACAAGCCTCGCCTCATTGACGGAATCGTTCTCACAAAGTTTGACACTATTGATGACAAG GTTGGTGCAGCCATCTCCATGACTTACATCACAGGCCAGCCGATCGTGTTCGTGGGCACGGGGCAGACCTACAACGACCTGCGCAGCCTCAACGCCCGCGCCGTAGTCGGCGCCCTGATGAAGGCTTAA